Below is a window of Allomuricauda ruestringensis DSM 13258 DNA.
TCTTCTTATCCTGAAATTCCAACAACAAATCGTCGAGTTTCTTGTTCTCTGGCACAAAATATGGTTCACGGATAAGTGACATCCAGTTAAAACTTTTTCTTTCAATATAAGGCAATAGATCCTTCACATAAAGAACACCCATAACGTTGTCCATATTTTCCGCAAATACGGGAATTCTGGAATATCCATTCTTTTTGATCTCTTCGAGTATTTCCGGAAACTTCATTTTCTCATTGACCGCGAATATGTCTATCCTTGGCCGCATTACCTGCTTGGTATCCGTATTTCCAAAGGTTACTATCCCCTCCAATATCTTTTGCTCTTCCTTGGTCGTATCTCCTTCGGATGCGAGTTCCAAGGCTTGCGAAAGGTGGTTAATGCTCAAATTGGATTTTTTCTTCCCCAATTTATCTTCTATGAACAAAGTAACAGAGCGCATTGGAGAACTCAAGGGTGTAAGCAGATAACTTAACCCCTTTAAAGGAACTGCCATAAAATGGGAAAATTGTACTCGATTCCGATTGGCATATATTTTGGGAAGGATTTCACCAAACATCAATATTAAAAAGGTAGCCACCACCACCTCCAGTAAAAAGCGAAGGGTTCCATCAATATCTGCAAAAATGGTGTTACCAATGGAACTAAACAAGAGTACTATACCAATATTGATGGTGTTATTGGCAATGAGAATCGTGGCCAATAACTTTTTAGGCTTTGTCAACAACTCCACAATCAACTTGCTTCGGGAAGAATTGCTCTCCTGCATTTCGTTGACATCGGTCTGTGACAAGCCAAAAAGTGCAACCTCTGCGGCTGAAATCAGAGCTGAACCAGCCAATAAAAGTACTAGCACAACAATTTTTAAAGTGAAAATTCCACTAAACGCTGTAAAAATAAATGCCAAACAATGGGGCTCGGGATCCAATTTAATATTGCTTTTTAAACTTTTATCTTAAAATGGTAAGTCATCTTCCTCTTCGGTATCATCGGCAGGTGCGGAAGGGCTTTCGGTCTTGGAAGGTTCTTGATAATTGGCAGGCGACGAACCTGACGATTGCGCATTGGCCATACTCTCCTTTTTGGTGGTCAAAAAAGTAAAGTCCTGTACGTGCACTTCGGTGGTGTATCGGGTATTACCGTCCTCACCTTGCCATTGCCTGTTTTTTAAACGGCCCTCCACATAAACCTTGTCACCCTTACTAAGGTACTTTTCACAAATTTCAGCGGCCTTGTTGCGCACGACAACATTGTGCCAATCCGTATTGGTCACTCTTTCACCCGTTTGCCTATTGGTATAGGTCTCGTTGGTGGCCAAAGGGAATCTGCCGATACAGTTTCCTCCTTCAAAATAGTGCATTTTCACTTCGTCTCCCAAATGCCCGATCAGCATTACTTTATTCAATGTTCCGCTCATATCTCTCTTAATTAACGAACTCGTCTTAAGTTATCCGAATCCGCTGCAAATTTATCTTTTGCACCCATTTTTACCTTTTTATCTTTCCGTAGCTCTGCTATGCAACTCAAAAAAGCCTTCAAATGGGCACAAAACTTTACATTTTCGCTTGAATCCAACAACTCAAGACCAGTTCATCAAAAGTACTAAATTTTCAATGTCTTAATAAAATCTGCTATCAAAACTGGAACCGGAAAATTACCTATTTCATTCCATTGTGTTCCTTGCTCTAATATATGAGAAGTTTTTAGGATCCAAAATTGTGTATGTAAATGTTGATGTGATAGTTTGTGTACGATCGGCTCATTATTATATAATGATAGGGATTCCAATTCTGGAACATCCTCTTTTTCCTTGATCAATGGCTTCAATGCTTCGGCCTGAAGCTTTTTCTCCGACTCGATCAATGGAAACTGATACAGGTTCTGCCAAATGCCCTTGCCCCTGCGTTGCTCTAAGATGGTGTTTTCGTTTTGATCCAACAATACCAAATAGTTAAAGTAGCGATTTCTAACCTTGGTTTTGTTTTGCTTTACAGGTAGACTGTCCACTTTATTCTCTTTTAAAGCAACACAGCTGTCTTGAAGCGGGCACAATAAACAGTACGGTTTTTTAGGAGCACACTGTATAGCGCCAAACTCCATTATCCCTTGATTATAATCTCGTATATTCCTTTCATCCATCACCTCACGGGCGAGTTCTTTAAAATATTTGATACCCTGCGTACTATTAATAGGTATATCCACCCCAAAATATCGCGACAAAACACGATACACATTACCATCAACTACAGGTTCTGGCTCATCAAAACAGAAAGATGCGATGGCACTAGCCGTATAATCGCCAACCCCTTTTAAGGATTTTAACGCCTTATAAGTCTTCGGGAACTCTCCATTAAAATCATTAACGACCATTTTGGCAGCAGCATGCAGATTGCGTGCACGAGAGTAGTATCCTAGTCCTTGCCAAAGCTTTAACACCTGTTCTTCTGGTGCATTCGCAAGGTCAAAAACCGTTGGAAAAGCCTCCACAAAGCTATAATAATAAGGCATTCCCTGCGCTACGCGGGTTTGTTGCAGTATAATTTCCGATAACCAAACTTTATAGGGTTCCCGTGTTTCTCTCCAGGGAAGCTCACGTTGATGTTCACGGTACCAATTCAGAATTTTTGGGGCAAAAATCATTCGATAAAGTAATAAAGTTCAAATGTATTAGTTTATATACTTAAAATTAAAGGGTTAAAGGGAAAGATTAATTTTAATGTTTATATTTGCAAGCCGAAAAAAATTAGAAAATTAATTAGAAGTAATGACGAAAGCAGATATTGTAACTAGGATCTCAGAAAAACTAGGTATTGAAAAAGGAGATGTGCAAGCGACAGTAGAATCCTTTATGGAAGAGGTAAAATCATCCTTGGAGAATGGTGATAATGTTTATTTAAGAGGTTTTGGTAGTTTTATCATCAAGACCAGAGCGGAAAAAACAGGTAGAAATATCTCTAAGAACACTACCATTAAAATTCCTGCACACAATATTCCTGCATTTAAGCCGGCCAAAGTTTTTGTGGAAGGCGTAAAGACTAACGTACAAGTAAAATAATATAATAACACACTAAAGCAAGAGCCATATGCCGAGTGGAAAGAAAAGAAAAAGACATAAGGTAGCTACGCACAAGCGCAAGAAGCGCAGAAGAGCTAACCGACACAAGAAAAAGTAGTTGTTTCAACTACTTTTTCGTTTTACCCTATCACGTTCTTTGACATAGAGATTCAAGAAACGAATTTCAATCGGTTCGAAAAATAACCGATACTATATATTGTTTAATCATTTATCCCAAAATTCATGTGGGATAAATAAAAATCGATTCAGGTGAATAGAGAATTAATAGTAAGATCTACGCCAGATGCAGTCGATTTTGCCTTACTAAAGGATGGAAAATTAGTAGAATTACACAAAGAAGAAGACAACAATAACTTTTCCGTAGGGGATATCTTCCTAGCCAAGATCAGAAAACCCGTTACAGGCCTAAATGCAGCATTTGTAAATGTAGGTTATGAAAAAGATGCGTTCCTGCACTACCACGACCTAGGCCCGCAACTGTCTTCCATGTTAAAATTCATTAAACAAGCTAGAACAGGGAAACTAAAAGATTTTTCCCTGAAAAATTTTCCGTTTGAAAAAGACATTGACAAGAATGGCAGCATCAACGATGTACTAAAAGCCAATCAGTCACTACTGGTACAAATAGTAAAAGAACCCATATCAACAAAGGGGCCAAGAATAAGCTCCGAGCTTTCCATAGCCGGGCGATTTTTGGTCATGGTGCCTTTTTCCGATAGAGTCTCGGTATCCCAAAAAATAGCGAGCAAGGAAGAAAAAGACAGACTTATTAGACTTGTAAAAAGTATTAAGCCCAAGGGATTTGGAGTAATCATCCGTACCGTAGCAGAAGGCAAAAAGGTTGCAGAACTGGATAAAGATCTACAGAACTTGTTTTCCAAATGGACAAACATGTGCAAGAAATTGCAGCGGGCGTCGCATCCATCCAAAGTTTTGGTGGAACTGAACAGGGCGTCATCCATCCTTCGGGATGTCTTCAACGATTCCTTTACCGGAATTCACGTTGATGAAGAAACACTCTACAACCAAATCAAGGATTATTTGCATGAAATTGCACCTCAAAAAGAATCCATTGTAAAGTTGTATACCGGTTCGGCCCCTATTTTCGAAAAATTTGGGATAGAACGTCAAATCAAGACCTCTTTTGGCCGAACAGCATCCATGAGCCGTGGGGCTTACCTTATTATTGAACATACCGAAGCTTTGCACGTAATAGATGTAAACAGTGGCAACCGTTCCAATAAGGCAAAAAACCAAGAAGATACCGCTTTAGAAGTAAACCTTTTGGCCGCAACCGAAATTGCTAGACAATTACGTTTGCGCGACATGGGCGGAATTATTGTTATTGACTTTATTGATATGACCAAAGGTGACCACAGACGAAAATTGTTTGACCACCTTAGGGATGAAATGAAGGACGACAGAGCAAAACACAAGATTTTGCCGCCCAGTAAATTCGGTCTTGTACAAATTACAAGGCAAAGGGTTCGTCCGGAAATGAATATCAAAACCAGTGAGGAAAACCCGAACGGGACAGGGGCCGAAGTTGAAGCTCCAATTGTATTGATTGACAAAATTCAGTCAGATTTAGAGCGAATCCTTAAGCCAGACCGCAAAAACAACGGAATTGTATTGAACATACACCCGTTTATTGCAGCTTACCTTACCAAGGGGTTCCCTTCTATCCGTTCCAAATGGTTTAAAACTTATAAAAAGTGGATTAAAATCCAACCAAGGGATGCTTACAGGTACCTAGAATATCGTTTTAAGGACAAGGACGGTAAAACAATACGTCCATAATACAAAGCGACTCCAGAAATGGGGTCGCTTTTTTTGTTTTTACCAGTTTAGTGCAAAACAGTATTTTTGGTATACAACATCCTCACCATGAAAAAAATATCATCAGCGTTATTCAGTTTATTCATTTTGGCATGTTCATCAAAAGCCGAACGGTCTTTGACCAACCTTTTAAATGATTCCACTAAAATAGAAGGTAAAAAGAGCTACTTGGGTTCCCCTTATGTTACCGCAGGTAACAGACTATACATGGTTGGCCATCAAGATGGAACCTTTCCTGCTCTAGGCTGGCATATAAAAGGAGAAATGGGGGGTATCTGGAACCACCCCATAAAACTTATGGACGGTTTTGAGGTAGAAATGGCAATCAACGACCGTGTATTGCAATTGAACAAGGCCTCTGAGTTTGTGAACTACCCGTACGCAAATAAACATGTATTCGAATTTGAAGAAGAAGGCCTCGTAATTGAAAGGATTCAATTTGTCCCCGATAATATTCAAGGTATTTTAATCCAGTTTGTTATCAAAAATAACAATACAAAAAAAATTGACGGCAAGGTAAAGTTTACTGGTCATACCAACTTGCGGCCAACGTGGCTGGGAGAGCGTTCCAATATGATGGACTCCAAAGATTCCAGTATTCTAGAAGAAAACTATTGGGTTGTTAAGGATAGTTTAAATACTTGGTATACTATTTTTGGATCGGACCAAAAAGCCATTTCTTCTGAAGAACTTAAAAATTCCGACAAACCCAATGGTGTCTCCAATTCACTTGAATATGTTGTTGCGATTCCAGCACAATCTGAGAAAACCCTCAATATTGCCTTGGCCGGCTCCTATGATTCCCGCGAAGATGCAACTAACACCTACAACAATATTCTAAAGAACTTTGTTCCTATGGCCAAAGCAAAAAAAGCTCGTTACAAGGAACTCGCGAACCAGTCCAAGCTTACCATACCGGACAAACACCTACAAGAAACATTTGAATGGTTAAAATACAATTGCGATTGGCTGGTACGCACGATTCCCGAGATTGGCTCGGGCATTGGCGCAGGTATACCTGATTATCCTTGGTATTTTGGGGTGGACAGTGAGTATGCACTCAAAGGGTATATGGCCATTGGTCAAGATGAAATTGTGGAGCAAACAATCCGGCTTTTGGACAGTGTTTCCATGGCAGTCAACGGCAATGGAAGAATTCTTCATGAAATGTCCACAAACGGTATTGTTTTCAATAAAGGAAATATTAATGAAACTCCCCAATTTGCATCATTGATATGGGAAATCTATAAATGGAACGGAGACAAAGAATTTCTTAAAAAGTATTTTCCAACCGTAAAGAAAGGACTAAAGTGGTTATTGGAAGAAAATGATGATAACAAAAATCTTTTTCCAGATGGTTTTGGCATGATGGAAATACACGGTCTGGACAGTGAAATGATTGATGTTGCTGCTTACACGCAAAAAGCTTTTGCTGATGCCCACCTTATGGCACTTGAGCTGGACGAAACTGAATTGGCACTTGAATACCAGCAATTGGCTGATGAATTGAAGAAAAAAATAAATACCGGTTTTTGGTCAGAAACTTTTAAATCCTATGCAGATTTTATCGGAACCGACAAGCAGGCCCTGAAATTAATCGAAGATGCCTTGGTCAGGGCCGATACGCTCAACAAACCATGGGCAATTGAAGAACTTGAAACTACCAAAAAACAAATTTTGAGCAATCCGTCCAACGAGCCCAGACCTTTTGTTCTTTACCACAATTGGGTAGTAAACACTCCTATGGAAATGGGTATAGCCGATTCTACCAAAGCAATAGTGGCTTTGGACAACGCAAAACAATTTACAAATCCTTTTGGGGTATTCGTCACCGGTATTGATCGCGATGAGACAGCTGGTGAAGACGATGGCTCGTTTAAAGGAAGCAAGGTTTTTTCCTACACAGGTGCTGTGATGACATTGCCCACTGGGGTGCAAGCTGTTGCAGAAAATAATTATGGCCGCCCAGACCAAGCATTGGATTATTTAAAAAAAATGTCCCGTTCCTTTAGCTACGCGCTTCCTGGAAGTATTTATGAGGTTTCCCCAGATTACGGGATGATGACACAGGCTTGGAACATTTATGCCTTTGCCGTGCCCATCGTAAACCAGTTCTTTGGAATTAAGCCCTTAGCACACCAAAAAACCATCATTATTGAGCCTCAAATGCCAAAAGAATGGGACAATGCTTCGCTGGAAAATGTAAAAGTTGGAGACAACGAAATTTCCGTATGGCATACCACATCAAAAACTGGTCATCAAATCAAAGTACAACAAACAAAAACTGACTGGAAAATTAAACTTATTTTACCAGAAGCAAACTATAATATAAACGAAGGTAATCCAGAAACAATAAACGAAAACGGTAAAACCATATTCACTTTTTCGGACAACATTATTTTGGTAACCAAAAGCTAAGCCAAAATGAATTCACGGTTTTATTCTCAAAAATATTACTCCTTTCAAGAGGCTATAAAAAAAATGGAGCATTACTGTGCCTACCAAGAGCGCTGCCATAAAGAAGTTACGGAAAAGTTGAAGCATATGAACATGATTCCTGAAGCCATAGATCAAATTTTGGGACACCTCATCCAAGAGAACTACCTCAACGAAGAGCGCTTCGCCAAGGCCTTTGCCAGAGGTAAGTTCGGTATTAAAAAGTGGGGGGCAAATCGTATCGTTAGAGAACTAAAGTTCAGGGATATTTCTGCTTACAATATTAAAAGTGCCCTTGCGGAAATACAGCACGAAGATTACCTTGAGACTTTTGACGAACTCGCCAGAAAACGTTTGGATCAAATCAAAGAAAAGAACCCATTGAAAAGAAAGAAAAAATTAGCTGATTATTTGCTATATCGCGGTTGGGAAAGCCATTTGGTATATGAAAAAGCCAATGAGCTTATCAAATAAAGGCACTTCTAATCCTGAACCAATAATTTCTGTGTTCGCTCCACAGCCTTTTCATTCTTCCAATCAATCCACTCTTGACCCTTGACCTTTCGCATCAAATTATCAAAATGCCGCATTATCAAAATATTATAGACTGCCTTTCCAAAATTTTTCGGCTTTCGTGCAATCGCTCGCAGACTCATTGAAAATCCAGGGGTAATGTATTTCATATGATGCCAATACCCTTCGGGTATGTAGAGAACGTTACCATGCTCCAAATGTGCAACATGTCCTTTGGCATATTGTAAAGCGGGCCATTTATCAAGGTCAGGGTCAGCAAAATCGATATCTTCCCGCGTAATCAAGGAGTGTGGAATCTTGTACAAGAATTTAGTTTCCGATTGCGAGAAAAGGATGCATTGCTTCTTCCCCTCAAAATGAAAATGAAAAATATTGGCCAAATCAATGTCGTAATGCATAAACGTATGCGAGTTCTCTCCACCAAAAAAAAGCATGGGCAATCCCTTCATGAGGCGCAATCCAAAATCTGGATAGGAAAAATCCTTTTGTAATTCGGGAACTTCTTTAAGCAAATTCCAAAGAAATATACGGTATTTGGTAGGGCTTTTTTTTAGTAGATCCACATAATTGGCCAGCTTCATTTTAGCGTGTGGTTCGTTAAATCCTTCGTCATGTTTTACTGGGCGATCATCATACAAAGGAACCTCCTTATCCCCTGCCACCTCTTTTACATAGTCCAAGCTCCATTTGGAATACGCTGGCCAATCCTCAATAAACCGCTCAATGACGACAGGTTTTTGGGGCTTGAAATATTTTTGGAGGAACTCTTTCTTGGAAAGGGTTTTCTCCCGAGGTATCTGTTCAAGATTCAGCTTCAAAATTTCAAGGAATTTGAAACCACTAAATTAGTAAAAGCATTTGAAATGGATGGCGAACTTAATCTTTGGAGACCAATTTACCTTTCTCCTTGGCCGCTTCGTTCCGTTCAATTTTATGTCCTGGTCTGGTCCATTTTGGTTTTTGGTCTCCCATGGATTATTGCGCCTATTTAAAATTATAACGCAGACCGAAAAGCACATTACTTGGCGGCATTGGAACAAATCCAGACTCTATATAATCCGCATCGAAAATATTGCTTGCAGTAATGGTAAACTCTGCCTGCTTCACTTTGATCGCCAATGAAGCGTCCCAAACATTATACGTTTGCCCCGTTGTACGCTCTGCATACTTATATATGATATTCTGACGTACATTTTTAAACAATTGGGTGCTTAAGCGTGTGGTATATTGATGCTTTAGCGTATTTAAAGAGTAACGGGATAGTTCCTCGTTTTGGTCTAAAATGTTGTCATCCAAAAACGCATAGCCCACACTTAAGGTTTGCGTAAAATCCTTGAACAAAAAATTATAGGCAGCATCCAATTCCAAACCTTTGGTATTTACTTCCGTGATATTGGTTGCCACAAATACATCCTCAGAAACATCGTTTCTGATATAATCTATAAGATTATCTGCGTCTCTATTAAATACGGCAATGCTAGCATTAACTTTAGGCGTGGTATACTTTAAGCCCAATTCTTGTGCAAAAGCTTCTTCTGGTTCCAAATTTGCATTACCACTGGTAACAGGATCATTGTAAAACAAATCCGTGTAAGTTGGTATACGGTAGGTATAACCAATGTTGCCGTATACTTTAAAATTATTGGTAAGGTTATAACCTATATCCAATCCAGGAAAAGCACGAAACTTAAAGTCTGAAAAATAGGTTAATGCTACGCCAGGAGTAATATCCAGCCTGTTGTCTGCAATGCTAAAACGATGTTCTAAAAACACATTGGACATGAAACGGTTTCGGTTACCCAAGTTGTTGCTTCTAAGATATATTTTAGAAAGTTCCACCCCAAAACCAGTAATTCCTAATTTAGATGCATAAGAGGCATTGGTTTCGATGCCTATCTTGTTGGAAATATGCATGTTTCTGAAAAAACTGGGGTCATTTCGTCTCAAGAGAAACAAGTCTTGATTACGTTTCCAATAGATTCTTGGCTGTATTTTTAGGTTGTTTTTCTTAAAGGTGGTAGAAAACGCCAAAAGACTGTTTTGGGTTTCTTCGTACTCGTTAAATGTAGGATTGGTGGTGTAAAAGTTCTCGGCCCCATAATTGCGCTCCAAAAAAGTAGCCGTCATTACAATAGGCTGTGCATTTTTATTAAAAGTGCTTTTTAAAAAGTAATTGCCATTATCGTAATCTGAGTTATTTCTATAACCTTCAGATGTTACCCTTCCCACATGTATGATATGAGACGAGTTTTCCTTATCCACACCAGCGGTAACGCTACCATTTAATTGTCCAAAAGAACCCGCTTCTACGTTTAAGGAAACGGAATTATTCAAACTTTTTTTTGTGATGATATTAATGGCTCCGGTAAAAGCGTTTTGTCCAAAAACCCGTGCAGCAGGGCCCTTTATAATTTCTATTCTTTCTATAACCTCTAATGGTAAGGCGGCATTCATGGTATGGTGACCCGTTTGCGCATCGTCCATTTTAACGCCATCTATTAATAGTAAGGTTTGGTCAAAACCACCTCCTCTTATGTACAAATCTGCTTGGCTACCACCTGTGCCGCGTCTTCTAATATCTACGCCCGCAACTTGTTGCAATAAATCCGCCACATTAACCGCTGCACTATTTTTAATATGACTAGAGGTTATTATGTTTGTAGTTCTAGAATTTTCTTTAAATGGAAGGTTGATTCGGTTTGCGGTTACTACAACTTCGCTTAACGAATCTACCTTAACAGCATCGTCTTGTTGTGCTTGTGCTTGTAAAGCACCCACTAGTAAAATTGCAGAAAATAAAATTGATTTCTTCATTATTTAAGCTTGTAACGTAAGTTCTTAAAATTAATGCTGCAAAAGTCCTAACTTTCCGGACGATTAAACTAGTCCACTTTTAAAACAATGAATAGTCCGGTTTCTGATTTGTTAGTCCAGCTGGTATCTATAGACAAGTCTATTGTACAACCTGTATATGTGCATGTGGCACAGCAAATAATGAACGCCATACAACGAGGCTATTTAAATAAAGGCTGTAAGTTACCTGGAACACGGGTTTTAAGTGAGTTATTGAACGTTCACCGTAATACTGCCGTGGCCATCTATGATGAATTGGCCTCGCAAGGATGGGTAAACATTATTCCCAATAAAGGAACTTTTGTGGTGGTTCCAGAAGATTCCAATGTAAAAATCAAGGCAAGTACGCAGCACATCAATCAAGCATACGAGTATCCAAAAGTTCCAGGATTCCCGTTCCAACAATCCTTTAATCTAGCATCTACCAAAGAGGAGAGCACTGCCAAATATTCCATAAATGATGGTAAGCCTGATTTAAGACTACATCCGGTGCACCAATTTTCTAGGTGGTATAGTGCTGCAATGAAACGAAAGCCACTAATCCATAAATGGAATAGAACAAGTGCATTACCCCCTTCCGTTTTTAGCACACAACTTTGCAACTACTTAAATGTAACTCGGGGTTTCCATATTAAACCATCCAATGTATTGAATACACGTAGTACAGAAATGAGTCTGTATATTGTTTCGCAAGTTTTGATTCATCCGGGAGATTTGGTGCTGGTTGGACAACTGAGCAATTACGTGGCCAATATGATATTTCAGGAAGCCGGGGCAAAAATAAAAACAGTGCCCGTAGATAAAGAGGGATTGGATGTTGGGTTTATAAAAGAACATTTTATACCTGAGAACATTCGTTGCATCTATGTATGCTCCAATAGGGACTATCCTACTACCAGAACTTTAAGCACCAAAAGGAGGCTGCAATTACTACAATTGGCCAAAACCTGTGGTTTTGCAATAATTGAGGACGATTTTGACTATGATTTTCAGTTCGATGGATCTTCCATGTTACCCATGGCCAGTGCAGATGCCGGTGGAAACGTTATTTACTTGGGCAAACTGGGTCAGTCTTTATTTCCGAGTTTTCATACGGGTTTTGTCGTTGCTCCAGAACAGGTAATTACCGAAGCCAATAATTACTTACAATTATTGGATACCCAAGGAGATTTAATACAGGAACAAATGCTTTCTGAATTGATATCCGAAGGCGAAATATACCGGCTCAAGAAAAAAAATATCGTTACTTACAAACAACGCAGAGAAGTTTTATGCAGTTTATTAAATCAATATTTTAACACCATCCTTGATTGGCAAATACCTTCTGGAGGACTTGCCATGTGGTTACAATTTAGAACACCCATATCATTGGTAAAATTAGCCGAGGAAGCAGAGCAGTTGGATTTATTCTTACCCAAAACCATTCTCTATCAAAATAAAAACACTTGCGCCATTCGTTTTGGATTTGGGCATCTAAACGAAGAAGAACTAGAAATTGTAATGAAAAAATTAAAACAAGCTTATCTGCAGGTAGTATCTGCCTAAAACAAAAAGTGGCTGTCTAAAAAATATTGAAATGCGTCATTCTGAATTCATTTCAGAATCTCATCATACTGATAAACCAATTGTTATGAGAACCTGAAACAAGTTCAGGTTGACTAAAACCTACCTTTTAGACAGCCTTTTTAAAACGTGTCTTGTTGGGTCAAAGATATTTTTTTATCCCTTTCCGATAGTTTTTCAGCTGCTTCGGAATCACTCAAAACATTCAAATTTATCTATATTGCAAAGATGATAATTAATGGCCAAAAAGCTTAATACGACCGTGCTTAAAAAATTCCACTCCTTTAGCTTTAAAAATCTTGATTGGAAAAGGGTCCTGTTTATTTTGGTAGCAGTATCTGTTTTTATTCGTTTTCCGTTCTTTTTTAGGGATTATGTGGATCGTGACGAGAGCACTTTTATTCTTATGGGACAGTCTTGGGTCAATGGGCATTTACCATACACGCAACTTTGGGACCTAAAGCCTCCGATTACCTTTCTGTATTTTGCTGTTATCATCAAACTATTTGGAAAAAGCTTCTTTGCCATTCGGCTTTTTGGCTCATTCATGGTCGCCCTAACTGCTTTGTTTACCTATGGAATCGCTACAAAGATTACTTCCAAAAAAATAGCATTCTGGGCAGCCATCTTCTGTGTGTTTTTCCAAAGCCTGTTCGGGAGTCTGCAAGGGGTAATGTCCGAGCATATCTGTACGCTCTTTTTTGTGGCCGCCCTGTTTATTCTTTTTTTAAAAGAAGACGGAAAATGGTTTTTTACTACCGGACTTTTGTTGGGGCTTTCGGTAATGACCAAACTGAACATGGCCTATCCTGTTTTAAGCTTAGGCATTTATTTTTTGTGGGAGGGTTTTCATAAAAAGCAGATTTGGATGAACATTAAATACTTGATTTTTATGGGAATCGGGTTTTTGACCTCTGTCCTTTTTACGCTTCTTCCTTACTATCTTCAAGGTGAATCTGAAATTTGGTGGAAATCCATTTTTGAAGCTCCCTTGGCTTATTCGGAAGGTAAGTTTCATTCCCCTTTAAAAGCTCTGCCATTTGTACTGATTTCTGTCGGATTTTTTTATATCACCTATAAAAAAAAGCTATTGAGTTTTAAGAGCAAGCCAATTCAAATGTTGCTTTTGTGCATTGCTGGTGCATTTCTTTCATTCGCCCAAGCTGGTAAGGTCAATGGACACTACCTTATTCAAGTTTACCCCTTCTTCTTGATTTTAATCGGTGTAATGTTCGATAAACTTACCACTATAAAAAAGAGATATCAATATTTAGTAATAGCACTAATTCCATTAATTCCCATT
It encodes the following:
- a CDS encoding TonB-dependent receptor plug domain-containing protein, which encodes MKKSILFSAILLVGALQAQAQQDDAVKVDSLSEVVVTANRINLPFKENSRTTNIITSSHIKNSAAVNVADLLQQVAGVDIRRRGTGGSQADLYIRGGGFDQTLLLIDGVKMDDAQTGHHTMNAALPLEVIERIEIIKGPAARVFGQNAFTGAINIITKKSLNNSVSLNVEAGSFGQLNGSVTAGVDKENSSHIIHVGRVTSEGYRNNSDYDNGNYFLKSTFNKNAQPIVMTATFLERNYGAENFYTTNPTFNEYEETQNSLLAFSTTFKKNNLKIQPRIYWKRNQDLFLLRRNDPSFFRNMHISNKIGIETNASYASKLGITGFGVELSKIYLRSNNLGNRNRFMSNVFLEHRFSIADNRLDITPGVALTYFSDFKFRAFPGLDIGYNLTNNFKVYGNIGYTYRIPTYTDLFYNDPVTSGNANLEPEEAFAQELGLKYTTPKVNASIAVFNRDADNLIDYIRNDVSEDVFVATNITEVNTKGLELDAAYNFLFKDFTQTLSVGYAFLDDNILDQNEELSRYSLNTLKHQYTTRLSTQLFKNVRQNIIYKYAERTTGQTYNVWDASLAIKVKQAEFTITASNIFDADYIESGFVPMPPSNVLFGLRYNFK
- a CDS encoding regulatory protein RecX, coding for MNSRFYSQKYYSFQEAIKKMEHYCAYQERCHKEVTEKLKHMNMIPEAIDQILGHLIQENYLNEERFAKAFARGKFGIKKWGANRIVRELKFRDISAYNIKSALAEIQHEDYLETFDELARKRLDQIKEKNPLKRKKKLADYLLYRGWESHLVYEKANELIK
- a CDS encoding glycogen debranching protein, with product MKKISSALFSLFILACSSKAERSLTNLLNDSTKIEGKKSYLGSPYVTAGNRLYMVGHQDGTFPALGWHIKGEMGGIWNHPIKLMDGFEVEMAINDRVLQLNKASEFVNYPYANKHVFEFEEEGLVIERIQFVPDNIQGILIQFVIKNNNTKKIDGKVKFTGHTNLRPTWLGERSNMMDSKDSSILEENYWVVKDSLNTWYTIFGSDQKAISSEELKNSDKPNGVSNSLEYVVAIPAQSEKTLNIALAGSYDSREDATNTYNNILKNFVPMAKAKKARYKELANQSKLTIPDKHLQETFEWLKYNCDWLVRTIPEIGSGIGAGIPDYPWYFGVDSEYALKGYMAIGQDEIVEQTIRLLDSVSMAVNGNGRILHEMSTNGIVFNKGNINETPQFASLIWEIYKWNGDKEFLKKYFPTVKKGLKWLLEENDDNKNLFPDGFGMMEIHGLDSEMIDVAAYTQKAFADAHLMALELDETELALEYQQLADELKKKINTGFWSETFKSYADFIGTDKQALKLIEDALVRADTLNKPWAIEELETTKKQILSNPSNEPRPFVLYHNWVVNTPMEMGIADSTKAIVALDNAKQFTNPFGVFVTGIDRDETAGEDDGSFKGSKVFSYTGAVMTLPTGVQAVAENNYGRPDQALDYLKKMSRSFSYALPGSIYEVSPDYGMMTQAWNIYAFAVPIVNQFFGIKPLAHQKTIIIEPQMPKEWDNASLENVKVGDNEISVWHTTSKTGHQIKVQQTKTDWKIKLILPEANYNINEGNPETINENGKTIFTFSDNIILVTKS
- a CDS encoding cupin-like domain-containing protein, translated to MKLNLEQIPREKTLSKKEFLQKYFKPQKPVVIERFIEDWPAYSKWSLDYVKEVAGDKEVPLYDDRPVKHDEGFNEPHAKMKLANYVDLLKKSPTKYRIFLWNLLKEVPELQKDFSYPDFGLRLMKGLPMLFFGGENSHTFMHYDIDLANIFHFHFEGKKQCILFSQSETKFLYKIPHSLITREDIDFADPDLDKWPALQYAKGHVAHLEHGNVLYIPEGYWHHMKYITPGFSMSLRAIARKPKNFGKAVYNILIMRHFDNLMRKVKGQEWIDWKNEKAVERTQKLLVQD